The genomic region aaaagaaatAACCTGTTCTTCATCAGCTTTTACCCAAATCTACACGTCTCATCCATATTTGATTAAAAGCAGATATTGAAAGTTGATCTCGACATTATTATTGATTTATAAAAGCTTTGTAGAAACTACCTGCGACAATTGTCCCCCAGTGACCTTAACTTTAATTccaattattattttgataGATAAATTGGACTCAGCTGCAGAATGTTTTCCATAATTAGACATAAGTTTATTGGACTAATTTCCATTCCAGACAGAAAACCTTCTTTTTGATTCCCTTTGTTTTTCCTGAACCGTTTCCTTCCATCACTGATTGTCGTcgttgtgttttgcagatcatCCTGAACTCGATGCACAAGTACCAGCCCCGAGTCCACATCATCAAGAAGAAGGAGCACACGGCCTCGCTGCTCAACCTCAAGTCCGAGGAGTTCCGCACCTTCGTCTTCGTGGAAACCGTCTTCACCGCTGTCACAGCCTATCAGAACCAGCTGgtgagtgattgacagctgtcgTGCACCAGTGTTCCTCCTCTGGGCTTTGATCAAACTGCTGAACTGAATCACTGAAATTACCGTTTAGTGGCTTTTGTGCAGCTTTTGATTGTCCCACAGAGAGTTTGATattaacaaatgtaaaaaagcataaatatttaacatatttaatttcTTGGGAATACTGCAGCTGAGGTTTAAGAAGTTAAAGTTTAAATAACTTGAATTTACAAGATCAACGAGCTCTAAAATGATCTTTAATCACAACAGTCTCATGTGTTATGTCAAATGTTCCCTCGAGGCCTCACTCAGCGTCTCACAGCCCCTGAAGGCTTCATCTCATCATTTAATATCTGAGACGAAAGCAACAAATAAAGTTCTAGTTCCAGTTCAGAATCTAAAATAGATTTAAATCAACACTTTGAATATTCAGTATCTAATCTATTTAGTTTAATTACGACTTTATCGCTTTTGTAAGAATGAGGTTGAGAAAACaatttgtccccccccccggtgtcCCCCAGGACGTTCTGCACCACAGGAGGAGGAATAATTAACTAATTAGAGTAATTAATAGACTATTAACAGCTTTGAATCCCAAAGAAAAGCAGCTGTTAAATAAGAGAGAGTGAAATATCAGAGAACGATGAATTTAactcttttattcttttctttttttttaaccagataACCAAACTGAAGATTGACAGCAACCCGTTCGCCAAAGGTTTCCGGGACTCGTCGCGGCTGACGGACATGGAGAGGTACAGGGGATTCTGGGTCCTGCACTGTTTGTTTACCTCTGAGTCGATAagatacagagagagggaggagtgtgtgtctttatgtgtgtgtgtgtgtgtgtgtgtgttgttcattaGTAAACCTAGAAGcttcattgtttatttatcTCTGCTTGTGTCAATATGAAAACAGATAATCTTCGTCCCATGTAAGAAGATTCATTATCTGATTCCAAATTCCTCCCATTTTCCTTCTCTTGTTTGTACATTTATCTACTCTCCTTCATTTATAATTTTCCTTTCTATCCTTTCTTTCATTCATCTCCCTTTTCTTATTCCTCGTCCATTCCTTTCAGGTCTTtccttgttttctctttctagTTTTTTGTCTTTCCTTCTTCGTTGATAAGTAATTTCTGTCCTTCTTTCCTTATTTATTCAAATCttcatcatttcttttttacttgTCTTTCCTTACattgtaattttattttttctgtcatCTGTTTTTCATACTGTCCTtctcacttttcttttcttcatttcaattgtttctgtttttctatatttcctCTGtagtctttccttttttttttttacttctctttgttctttttttattgtaaccACCCGTTTTTCTTTAGAAATATTTCTTTGTTATTTATTCTATTCTTTATTTGacctttctctttccctccttccttgTCACTCACTTTCGTGTCTTCTCTAGATTTTCATGATTCATGCTTTTCATAGttctctcttgttttcttcttcctctcatttATTTCTCCCTCCTCGTtccttctcttcatcttctactCTCGCCTCCGTCGtcttttcttctcgttacattcTCAATTTGAATGTACTGTTTTGTGCATGAAGGAGACGAGTCAGTGCaagttcattcacacacacacagacagacacacacacacacacacacactcttacagtTACGAAGCCCCCTCCAGAGGATTTTAATGGACGCTGCCAAGACACACACTTCTCTTAATCCCTGATTCCGGCACAACAGCCAAAATCAGCTGACAAAATCAAACCATCTGCTCGTTTCACTCAATCAAACATCTCGAACAGAGAccgctgccccccctcctcaccacacacacacacacacacacacacactctcctccctccttcttctcctctgtctttctctttttgaGGGCTGTGAATTAGACCTGATCAATTGATCTTCAGGGAGCTGCAGAAATCACATTAGTCTGGAGTCGGCCACTGCACTAAAACACACTGTAATTCAATTGGCTGCAGTGACTGATTGAAACCAGCATGCCccgcctcccccccctcccctgccccCGGCTCCCTGCAGCCCTGCTGTGCATTGTGGGAGTTTGCTGTGGCCTCTGGGCCGGAGGGGCCCGACgctgataaaaacacacacatttgtactcCTCTGCTGACAGATATTGCACTTTCCTAACCTAAttggagggtgggggggctgctAATGTGGACGCATGGCTCTCATGATGCAGACCACTTGCCTGtcctcccacacaaacacacacacacacactacaactGCCCCACAACAATTTGTGTCACTGTGTTTGAGAAGTGCTGTCTGACAAGTCTCAAATGAGCTAATGCACTTTGTGTtagagaccacacacacacacatggcaaaATCTACATGTACCATCAACACAAACCAGTGAAGAAGAATAGACACAGTGGACGCACACATGTACTCATGAACACTACATGAATGCatggacacagagaaacacagtaAACGACTCTGGTGTTAGAGTGAAATCTGTTATTACCACAACTTTCATAATATGGGATCCTGAGAAAAATAGTAAAATGTTGaatgtttaaaacatgttttaaagaaTATGAATGAACAAGATGTTTAACAGCTTCTTAAATATGAGACCTTCACAAATGAATTCCTAACTGCTGTGTTGTTAGATTCAGATGAGATCTCCCTAAAGGAGAATTCACAGTGGAAACAAAGGAGATTTATTTTGGGGGCTCTCTCTTCGGTTTTTGCTGCAGGGAAAGTGTTGAGAACCTGATCCACAAGCACTCGTACGCCCGGTCGCCGATCAGGACCTACACCGGGGACGAGGACAACCTGGGTGAGGACATCCACTCCGCACACGCCAGAGGTGAGACaccgtcacagacacacacatcatgtcaGTGTGTTGCTCAGTTCCTCCTGACGTCCCTGTTCTCAGATCCATTCGATCCTAAATCAAACAGTTTATTATGTTCCCCCTGCAGGTTCAGCGTTCTCCGCCTCAGACAACCTGTCTCTCAGCTCCTGGGTCACCACCACGTCGGGCTTCTCTGGCTTCCAGCACCCACAGTCCCTGTCGGCCATGAGCGCTGGCGCCGGCTCCCTGCCCCACCCCATCCAGGGCTCCCTCCCCCCCTACAGCCGGCTGGGCATGCCGCTGACGCCCAGTGCGCTGGCCGGCACCATGCAGGGCAGCGGGCCGTCCTTCCCCTCCTTCCACATGCCCCGCTACCACCACTACTTCCAGCAGGGGCCCTACGCCGCCATCCAGGGACTGCGCCACTCCTCCACGGTCATGACGCCCTTCGTATGACTCCGTCCTGGGGAGGAGGCGACCGGAACCTCACTCTAGCGTCCAGTGCAACCAGTTCCTCCTCCAGGCCGGCTCATCACTCCTCATCCAGTTTGTATCTTTCCTCCGGTGTTTGTAAATAGTTCACGGCAGCGGGCGAGCGGGCGCTGACACTACGAGGAGGACGTGGCTTCCTGAAGGAGAATCCAGAAGAAGAAACGAGGACTGAAGGAACCCTGAGGAAACACCAGCAGGTTCCAGGGTTTCTTTGACATCTGCAACATCTCACACGAGACAACAAAGGGAGCATGTTTGATCTTGGCCCTTGAAGAACAGTGGATCCTCAATTCAAACCAAAATCTAACAATATCTAGAAGACCACGTCTTCCTCTGAAGACTCAAGGTCTCTACTGGCGACAGGGTCTCCACCCAGCTTTCCACACGGCAGGCTGCTGTGTGATGAACGGTGCAGCCGTCACTTTACTTCCTGGAGAGACTCGTATCTGACGCTGCAGCACGATGGACAGCGGAGTTCAGGCCCGAGTCTGGGAACTCTTCAGCCTATCAGAGAGGCCAGCTcagcttttctgtgttttctagaAAGCAGCCATATGTACAGTACAAAGTTAAACACCCCCCACGCTCTGTTCGAAAAtactgtttgaaaaaaaacacgtTAAAAACACATTGTACAAAGGTGAAAATACTGCATTTACTCATAGGAAAATTCTCACTGTagagtgcaaaaaaaaagaagaaaatcataGGACGCATGCTGACGCAGTAGACAAACACACTGGGTGAACTTTATATGGAATATTATGGGATGAATATGTTCACCTGCAACTGGGGGAAAggatttttatttactttcaagGTTCAGTCAGACCAGCTTTTAAATGTTCTGCAGAAATTGGATCAATGgaatgtttagattttttttacagggGCAATTTCACACCGTTACAAACTAAAAAGAATcgaaaccaaaaaaaacaacattctgATCTGAAGCAAAAGCCTCCAAAATAAATACTAAAACAATTCATGTGGCTAATCAGCTCCATAACATTTATTCTTCTGCTTTTCGATCATTCTTGAACAAAAATGTTCAATTGTTTAATCATGacaagaaaatgtcaaaaggaATTAATAAGGAGACAAGAGATAATACAAAGAAACTACTTCTGGTATCTTCCTGGTCTTTTAGCACGTTAGCCGTTAGCTCACAGCCACAGcagttgaacacacacacacacaaacacacacacacacacacacaactacaacaGGAGTGAAGGATTGTTATTTCAGTTAAAGGTCGAATTCAAATCAACATTCAAAACGAGCAGGAAATTATCCACTTCAATTGATTCTTCAAAATTTGCCATTTTTTGCACCAACATCATGATCTGAGAACAACAAGATGGAAGAAACCGTTTATTGATTAAAAAAGTTagagtaaaaaagaaaactaaaccGAACTAGAGGAGCTTCTTTG from Pleuronectes platessa chromosome 10, fPlePla1.1, whole genome shotgun sequence harbors:
- the tbx20 gene encoding T-box transcription factor TBX20 isoform X1; protein product: MEYTSSPKPQLSSRANAFSIAALMSSGKPSKDKETEESTIKPLEQFVEKSSCNQALADLSSLDAHGGDFSGSAPSVCTEPLIPTNPGVPSEEMAKISCTLETKELWDKFHELGTEMIITKSGRRMFPTIRVSFSGVDQDSKYIVLMDIVPVDNKRYRYAYHRSSWLVAGKADPPLPARLYVHPDSPFTGEQLMKQMVSFEKVKLTNNELDQHGHIILNSMHKYQPRVHIIKKKEHTASLLNLKSEEFRTFVFVETVFTAVTAYQNQLITKLKIDSNPFAKGFRDSSRLTDMERYRGFWVLHCLESVENLIHKHSYARSPIRTYTGDEDNLGEDIHSAHARGSAFSASDNLSLSSWVTTTSGFSGFQHPQSLSAMSAGAGSLPHPIQGSLPPYSRLGMPLTPSALAGTMQGSGPSFPSFHMPRYHHYFQQGPYAAIQGLRHSSTVMTPFV
- the tbx20 gene encoding T-box transcription factor TBX20 isoform X2, which translates into the protein MEYTSSPKPQLSSRANAFSIAALMSSGKPSKDKETEESTIKPLEQFVEKSSCNQALADLSSLDAHGGDFSGSAPSVCTEPLIPTNPGVPSEEMAKISCTLETKELWDKFHELGTEMIITKSGRRMFPTIRVSFSGVDQDSKYIVLMDIVPVDNKRYRYAYHRSSWLVAGKADPPLPARLYVHPDSPFTGEQLMKQMVSFEKVKLTNNELDQHGHIILNSMHKYQPRVHIIKKKEHTASLLNLKSEEFRTFVFVETVFTAVTAYQNQLITKLKIDSNPFAKGFRDSSRLTDMERESVENLIHKHSYARSPIRTYTGDEDNLGEDIHSAHARGSAFSASDNLSLSSWVTTTSGFSGFQHPQSLSAMSAGAGSLPHPIQGSLPPYSRLGMPLTPSALAGTMQGSGPSFPSFHMPRYHHYFQQGPYAAIQGLRHSSTVMTPFV